The genomic stretch GCTGGCGCAAGGAGGAACGCGCATCTTCCGCGTAGCGGACCCAGATCTTCACCTCATCCTCACCGCGCTGCACGCGTTGGGTCTCCAGCCCGAAGAAGGCCTGGCGCACCTGCGCGAGCACCTCCTGGGTGGTGAAGCCGAGCAATCGCGCTTGGTCCTTCAGGCGCAGCACCAATTCGCGGTTGCCGGGCCGGTCACTGTCCACCACATCACGGAGCATGGGCAGTTTCTGAAGCTCGGCGCGCAATTCGTCCTTCGCGGCATTGAGTTCGGACAGGTCGTGGCTGCGCAGCGAAACGCTCACGGGCTTCCCGAATGGCGTGGCCAGGCCGAAGGTGAGGTTGGCCACTCCCGGCGATTCCCCGGCGCGCTCCCGCAAGCGACTGGTGATCTCCTCTGCCTTGAAGCCACGTTCCTCGGCATTGAGCAGCACGATGTTGAGCTTGCCCTGCTCGGCGCGCGGCCCCAGGATGGTCTGCACCTTGAGGATCACATCCTGGCTGTCGGGCCTCCAGGCGCTGAGCTGGTCATTCACCTGCCAGGCCAGACGCTCAAGGCGTTGCAGCTCATCGAACACGACATGCTCGCGCGTGCCAGCCACCATCTCCAGCTCCACGCCCACGTCGTCGCGCTCGATCACCGGGAAGAAGGTGGTCCTGATGAAGCCCGCGCCCACCGAGCCGACCGTGAAGGCCAGCAGGAAGAAGGCGACGCCGAAGGAAAGCATCCGGTTGCGCAGCACACGGTCCAGGAAGGGGCCATAGCGCCGGTCACGCAGCCGGCCCATCACGCCATCCATGTAGATCTCGAGGCGGTTGCGCGTGGGCGCGGTGAGCGCTTCGGAATGCGCCACGTGCGCAGGCAGAATGAAGGCGGCCTCGATCAACGAGACCACGAGCGTGGCGATCACCACGATGGCCAGGGTCGGTGCGAAATCGCCGAGCCTTCCTTCGATGAAGAAGAAGCTGGTGAAGGCGGCCACGGTGGTGAGCACGCTGCTGATCACCGCGCCGATCACCCTGCGGATGCCGATGAAAGCCGCCTGCACGGGTGGCACGCCCCGCTCATGCTCCTGGTAGATGCTCTCTGCGATCACGATCCCGTCGTCCACCAGGATGCCCACCACGAGGATCATCCCGAAGAGGCTCATGACATTGATGGTGATCAGCCCTGGCGCCAGGATGAACATGCCTGCGAAGGAGACCGGGATGCTGAGCGCCACCCAGAAGGCGAGGCGCCAGTTGAGGAAGAGCGCGAGGGTGATGAGCACCAGCACGAACCCTTGCAGGCCATTGGACACTAGCATCTCGATGCGGTCGCGCAGCACGGTGGTGCTGTCCAGGATCAGCTCCGCGCGGATGGGGCCGCCCTTCCGGTTCCACGAATCGATGTAACCGCGCGTGGTATCGGCGATGAAGAGGATGTCCTCGGTGATGGTGCTGCTGAGGCTGAGCACCACACTGGGCTGGCCGTTCACGTAATTGCGCGCGGGATCGTCGGCCCAGGCATCGCGCACATCGGCCACATCACTCAGCCGCAGCAAGCGGCCATCAGCGCCAGCGCGGATCACGGTATGGCGCAGGCCCTCGGCATCCATGCGCTTATCGCGCACGCGGATCAGCAATTCCTCATCGGCGGTCTTCACCTTGCCCCCGGTGAGGTCGATGTTCGCTGCGCGTAGCGCCGCGCCGGCATGCGCGAGCGTGAGGTTGGCCGCGCGCAGGTCTTCCTCGCGGAAGGCTACCTCCACTTCCTCTTCAGGCAGGCCCGTAACAGCCACCTTGCTGATGCCTGGGATGGCGCGCAGGTCGAGCTCGGCGCGCGTCGCGGCATTCTTCAGCGCCTTCAGGCCGATGCCCTCTCCGGTGAGCGCAAAGCTCACCGCTGGCTGCACGCTCTCCACCTTGAAGGCGCGCACGGGTTCCATGCCCTCGGGCAATGCCGGGATCCGCTCGATGGCGTTCTTCACGTCCTGGAGCACCACGTCGGCATCGAAGCCCTTGAGCACTTCCACCGTGATCACGCCGCCGTTCTCCTGGCTCACGCTGCTGATGCGCTCCACGCCGCTCACGCCCTTGAGGTCATCCTCGATCCGCAGCACCACGCCCTGCTCCACCTCTTCGGGCGATGCGCCGGGATGGGCCACCTGCACCTGGATGCGCCGGCTCTCCACCTCGGGGAAGAAGGAACTGCGCGTGCGCTGCAGCCCGAACCAACCGAAGATCAGCAGCAGCGCCATCACCGCGAGCGCGCTCACCCGATAGCGGAGGAAATAGCCGGTGAGCCCTTTCATGGTTTGACGGGTGCCACGCGCATGCCCTCAAAGGCTCCGCTCATCCGATCCGTGACCACCCATTGCCCTTCGGCGATGCCGCGCACCACCGCTTGCTCCATGCCTTGATGCAGGATGCTCACCGGATTGCGGGCCAGCAAGGAGTCCTTCACGGTGTAGAGCGCACCATCATCGGTGAGCGCGCTGCGCGGAACAGCGATCGCCTCCTCGACGCTACCGCCATCGATGGTGCCGGACACATACAGGCCATCGCGCAATCCTTTGCTGCTCAATTGCACGAACACCTTCACGGTCTGCGTGGCCGCATCAATGGTCTCCCCTACCCGGATGATCCGGCCCTTTGCCTCGCTCCCATCCTCGGCCTGGAAGCGCAAGGTGTCCCCAACGCGCACGTGCCGCAGCTCACCCGCGCCCACAGCCGACTCCAATTCGAGCGTGTTGGGCGCGATGAGCTCTCCCAGTCGTGTGCCCGGGGTGATGATCGTCCCGGGCTCGATCCCCGCTGTCGTTACCACGCCATCGAATGGTGCGGTCACCGCATACTTCGCCATGCGCTCATACAGCGCGCGCAAGCTGTAGTACTTGTCCAGCACCCCGCGCCCGGCGAGGTAGTTCCGTTCCCGATCGCTGCTCAGCACGGGCAACGCGGGCAGCACGCCTTCAATGGGCACGCTCTTCAGGTAAGCCTCCCACTTGGCTGCTTCCTCGGGCCTGTCGATCCGCAGATCGGGCACCAGCTGCACCAGATCACGGATGAAGGCGCTCTGCTGGGCATTGATCTGTGCGCGCACCTCGCCTTCGTCGATGCGGAAGAGCAGCTCGCCCTTGCTGAATGATGTCCCCTCGCGGAAGGGCTTGCTGGTGCGCTGCAATGCGCCGCCCACTTCCGCTGTGATGAGCATGCGGTCCGTGGCGCGCACTCGGCCCGATACCGGGATGCTGATGCGCACGGGGCCATTGCGAGCTTCCAACACCCGCACAGGCCGGGGAGCAGCCGGACCGTTGGTGCGCTCGGGTGAACTGCGGCTGCCGGCCAAGCGCTTGCAGGTGGCCACTCCGCCCACGAGGAGCAGCAGGCCAATGATCACGGTCAGCCTTCGTTTGAAGAGGTCGTTCATGCGCGGATGGATCGGATGATGAATTCGGGGACGGACTTGCGGCGCTTGCTGATCATGCGGCGGAATGCTTCCTCGGTGATGCCGTGCACGTGCATGATCATGGGCCGGGCGATGAAGGGGTGCGCGCACAGCGCCATGATGTTCACCAGCAGCTCGCGCGGATCGATGTCGATGATCTCGCCGCGCTCCCGCGCTTCCGACACGAGTCTCAGGAAGCACTGACGGCTATCCATGCCCCGGTCGATGAAGGCGCGCAGCCCATCGGGATCGCGGTTCAGCTCATTGGCGATGAAGAGCGGCAGCTGCGGATTCTCGGTCATGCGGTCCAGATAGGCCGCCACGAAGGCCTCGATGGCCTCGAAGAGGTGCTCGCGCCCCTTGAGCGAATCCCAGATGCAGCCGAACTGCTTCTCCACACCGCCCTTGAACACGCCCTTGAATAGCCGCTGCTTATCCCGGAAGTAGTAGTGGAGGAGCGCCTTGTTGATGCCGGCCTCATCGGCCACTTCCTGCATGCGGGTGCCCGCCATGCCCTTGCGGATGAAGATCGCGCGCGCCGCTTCGAGGATCCGCTGCTCGGTGGTCTCTTCCTTCTCGGGGGGCCTGCGGGCGCAATATTAACCATTTGGTTAAACCCGATGGTGAACCCTGATGACCAACCGTTGGCGTGCCGCTAGTGTGCAGGCAGCGGCGCGGGTCGCCAAGGCACCGGCAGCAGCCGGCCAAGCATGGGCGCTAGCTTTGGCACACCATGCGGAACCCCTGCGCACTCGCCTTCCTATTGCTCACGCCCACCATCACCGATGGCGCTGTCGGCATCGTGGTTGAATCCAAGGTTTACCACGTGCCCGGCGTGGGGCCACGCGTGGAGCTGAGCATGGCCTTCCTCGCGGGATCCATGGTGGCCACGCGCAATGCCGAAGGCTTCATGCAGGCAAGGATAGAGGCCCTCACGCTGATCGAGCAGGCCGGCGCCATCAAGGCATTCGCCAAGACCGAGGTGCTCGGCCCTGAGCGGCTCGATTCGCTGCAGACCGACCTGATCCATCAGGAATCCTTCGACCTTGCGCCGGGAGCGTATGAGCTGGTGATCGAGCTGCGCGATCTGAACAGCAGCGACACCACCGTGACGCATTACCGCGCGCCGCTCGCTGTTGGCGCCTTGCCTGACGGTGTGAGCCTGAGCGAGATCATGCTGGCGGAGCGGATAGAAACGGCCACTGCCGCACGGCCGCGCGCATCCGGTTTCTGGCCGGTCCCCTTGCTGAGCGACTACCTGCCCACGAGCATCGGGGAGGTCGGGCTCTACGCTGAGGTCTACGGCACAGATGCGGCATTCGGCGCCGACAGCCTGTTCCTGCTCAACGTGCAGATCGAGGATTTCGAGCACAAGCGCGTGCAAGGAGCCTTCAAGCGGAGCATCCGTGCGAAAGCCGCCCCCGTGGTGCCGGTGGCGGTGCAGTTGCCCATCGGTGAGCTGCCCAGCGGCAACTACCTGGCGGTGATCGAGGCGCGCGACAGGAGCGGAGCGCTGCTGGCCCGCAAGGAGGCCTTCTTCCAGCGGAGCAACACGGCGCAGCGCCGGTACGACCTGGAATCACTGGCCGCGCTCGACCTCAGCAACACCTTCGCGGGCGCGATGACCGATCGGGACTCGCTGGCGGAGCACATCAGCAGCATGCACCCGATCGCCGAGCCGCTGGAGCGCAAGGTGATCGACGACCGGTGGAAGGACCGGGACATCGACCTGATGCGGCGCTTCTTCTACAGCTTCTGGATGAACCGCAATCCCGCCGACCCGGAAGCCGCATGGAACGCTTACCGCGCCGAAGTGATCAAGGTGAATAAGCTCTTCGGCTGCCGGGTGATGCGCGGCTACCAGACCGGCCGCGGCTACGTGTACCTGCGCTACGGGCCGCCCAACACCATGATGGACCGATTCAACGAGATGGGCACCCCGCCCTACACCATCTGGCACTACTACCGCGCCGGCCAGTTCACCAACCGCCGCTTCGTCTTCTACCAGCCGGACCTGGCCAGCAATTGCTTCGAGCTGCTGCACAGCGAGGTGCCGGGCGAGATCCAGAACCCGCAATGGCTGCGCGTGCTGCACGGGCGCAACAATCCGCCTGGCGATGTGCAGCAGCGCGACCTGAACACCATCGAGGGCGACCGCGTGCGGGAATTCTTCCAGATGCCGCGCTAGCGCTCAGGCCGATGCGCGCCACCTTTGCCGTTCCATGAACCGGACGGCCGTCGTGATCCTGAACTTCAACGGCAAGCATTGGCTGCAGCGCTTCCTGTCTGGCGTGGTGGAGCACAGCCCAGGGGCTGAGGTGGTGGTGGCCGACAACGGCAGCACCGATGATTCCGTCGCGTGGCTGCAGGCCGCGCACCCCGCAGTGCGCTGCGTGCGGCTGGTGAGGAACCTCGGCTTCGCAGGTGGATACAATGCCGCCCTCGAGCAGGTCGATGCCGAACGTTTCGTGCTGCTCAACAGCGATGTGGAAGTGATGCCGGGCTGGCTCGATCGGCTCAACGCGTACATGGATGCCCACCCGCGCATGGCGGCTTGCCAGCCCAAGGTGCTCGCCCACGCGGCACCGCAGCATTTCGAGCATGCCGGCGCAGCGGGCGGCTGCATCGACCGCAACGGATACCCCTTCTGCCGCGGCCGCATCTTCGAGCTCACGGAGCAGGATAACGGACAGTACGACGATGACCGCCCGGTGTTCTGGGCAACGGGCGCATGCCTCATGATCCGCAGCGATGCATTCCGCGAAGCGGGCGGCTTTGATGCCGCGCTCTTCGCGCACATGGAGGAGATCGACCTGTGCTGGCGGTTGCGCCGCATGGGCTGGAGCATCGGTTACACCAGTGCGGCTCGGGTGCTGCACGTGGGCGGCGGATCGCTCGGCTATGGCAGCACCTTCAAGACCTACCTCAACTTCCGCAACAGCCTCATCGTGCTCACCAAGAACCTGAAGTCGCGAGCGCTGGGCCTGCGGATCCTTCGGCGCCTGGTGCTCGACGGCTTCGCTTCGCTGAAGTTCCTGCTCGAAGGCCACCCCGGCCACGCATGGCAGGTGATGCGCGCGCACTGGTCATACTTCTCCGCTCTGCCTCGCGTGCTGCGCCAGCGCCGGGAGCTGATGCGCACCGAGCGCGACCCCGACCTCACGGGCCTTTACCTGCGCAGCATCGCTTACGACCGTTTCATCATCGGATGGCGCCGCTTCGACCAGCTCGATGCCGCTGCCTTCGTTCAGGGGCGCTCCAGCAAGTGAAGCACCGCCAAGCGGTAGCCATCGAGGCCCAGGCCCATGATGCTGCCCGCGCACACCGCTCCCACGAGCGATTCGTGCCGGAAAGGCTCGCGCGCCAGCAAGTTGCTTATGTGCACCTCCACCACCGGCACGCGCACGGCGGCCACCGCATCACGGATGGCCACCGAGGTGTGGGAGTAACCGCCGGCGTTCAGGACCACGCCAGCATGAACCCCATCGGCCTGCTGGATGGCGCTCACCAGCTCACCCTCCAGGTTGGTCTGCAGGTGATCGATCCTGCACCCTTGCATCCCTTCGCGCAGCTCCACCAAATACTCCTCGAAGGAGCGGCCGCCGTAAACCGAAGGCTCGCGCGAGCCGAGCAGGTTGAGGTTGGGTCCGTTCAGGATGAGGATGCGTGGCGTGGCGCTCATGCGGGCGAAGTTCGCTATCACCGACCGAGCGCGGAAGGATCCACATCGCCGCGTTGGCATTGCGTACCTGAGCGCACGGCTTACCCGGCCCAAGCCGCTCCACCTTCGCACGCATGGATTGGGACAAGGCGCTACGCGGATTCCGCATGCACCTGAAGCTGGAGCGCTCGTTGAGCGACCGCACGCTCTCGGCATACCTCACCGACCTGGGCAAACTGCGCGCCCATGCGGAGGGGCAGGCGCCACCCATCGCACCGGACGCCTTCGCCCTCGACGACCTGCAGGCATTCATCTCGACGATTGCAAAGGGCGGTGCAGCAGCTACCAGTCAGGCGCGGCTGCTCAGCGCGGTGCGCATGTTCCACCGCTATCTGCGCAAGGAGAAAGCGATCACGGATGACCCCAGCACGCTGCTCAGCAGCCCGCGCCTCGGCCGCAAGCTGCCCGTGTTCCTCACGCTCGACGAGGTCGATGCCATCTGCGACGCCATCGACCTGAGCAAACCGATGGCCCACCGCGACCGCGCCATGGTAGAGACGCTCTACGGCTGCGGCCTGCGCGTGAGCGAGCTCTGCGGCTTGCGGATCTCGCGCATCAGCGCGGCGGAAGGATTCGTGCGCGTGGTGGGCAAGGGCGACAAGGAGCGATTGGTCCCCATCGGCGCGGAGGCGCTGCACTGGATCGGACTCTACCAGACTCATGAGCGCGGCCATCTCCCGGTGAAGAAAGGCGCGGAGGACATCCTCTTCCTGAACCGGCGCGGAAGCGGCATCTCGCGCATGTGGGTCTTCAAGCTGGTGCGCGCGCTCGCGGTGAAGGCCGGCGTGCGCAAAGCCATCGGCCCGCACACCTTCCGCCACTCCTTCGCCACGCATTTGGTCGAGGGCGGCGCCGACCTGCGCGCCGTGCAGGAGATGCTGGGCCACGCCAGCATCACCACCACGGAGATCTACACGCACCTCGACCGCGAATACCTGCGGGCGAGCATCCTGCAATTCCATCCGCGAGGGCGTGCGTGAGGCGGCTGGCATGCCGGATAACTTCCCCGCCGAATGCGACCGGCTCTACTCCCAATTCTGATCCTTGCGGCCACTGCCTGCGCCCAGCAGCCGTGGAGCATCGGAGCGCGGGGTCACTACGGCTTCCTCTGGGCGCACCGGCCGGCGAGTTGGATCCTGGTGGAAGGTCATGCTGGTGCAGGCGAAGTGTTCATCGAACGCCGCGTTGAGGGCGATCGGGAATGGCATCGGACCTACGGGCTTCCGCGCTACGGCGTGCTCGCGATCCACACGCGCATGGCTAATCCGCAGCGGATCGGCGATGCCATGAGCCTGATGCCCTATCTCACCTTCCCGCTGATGCACGGCGAGCGCTTGAGCTTGGGCCTGCGCGTGGGCTGGGGCGTTGGCTACGTGAGCAAACCATTCGACCGGCGCGAGAACACGCGGCAGATCGCCATCGGCTCGCGGATCAATGGCGCCATGCAACTGATGCCCGAATTGCGGTACGAGGCCCAGCGCATCGCTGTGCAACTGGGCCTCAGCATCGATCATTGGAGCAACGGCAGCGCGAAGCAGCCGAACCTCGGGCTCAACTTCCTGAGCCTATCGCTCGGTGCATCGTACGCATTAGGGCAGGCGCCCCCGCAGCGCAGCGCGCCGGAGCGCATCGGCTTCGAACGTGAGCGCCGCGAGTACCACGTGGTTGCTGCCTTCGGCGTGAGCGAGAGCGGCCGTCCGCTCAATGGCCAGTACAGCGTGTACGCGCTGAGCGCTGATGCGAGCTGGCGCGTGGGCGGCAAGGGCGCGCTGGGCGGCGGCATCGACTTGTTCAACAAAGGCGACCTGGCCACGGTGCTGCCCGGGCTAGAAGGGAAGAGCCGGGCGGCGCTCACGCAAGCCGGTGCGCATGCGGGCGGCTCCCTGTTGCTGGGGCGCGGGGAATTGCTCTTCCAATTCGGCGGCTATCTATACAGCCCTGCTCCCGACGATGCTCCGGTCTATCAACGAACCGGCATGCGTTACCGCTTGGGCAAGCGCCTGCTCGCCAGTGTCTGCCTCAAGACCCATTTCGCCACCGCCGACCATTGGGAGTTCGGCATCGGATACCGATGGAACTGAAGCCTCTTCTCCCCTGCTTGCTCATCGTGCTCGCCGGCTGCCAGCGCGAGCAATGGGACGATTGCGTGACCAGCACCGGCTCCAATCAAGTGGAAGAGCGCGCTGTCCCTGCATTCAGTTCCGTCGAGATCGAGGACCGCGTCGATCTGGTGTTCGAGGCGCGCGCAACGGGGAGCGTGGCGGTGGAAGGCGGCGCCAACCTCATTGGGCAGGTGGTCACCGATGTGAAGGACGGAACCCTGAGCATCCGCAACGACATGCGCTGCCGATGGGTCCGCAGCTTCAAGCCGCGCATCACGGTTCATGTACCGGCTGAGGGCATCTGCCGTATCACCCTGCGCGGCACAGGCGACATCAGCTGCGCCGACACGCTGCGCTGCGACTACCTCCTAGTGGAGCAATGGGGCGCGGAAGGCAGCGTGGACCTTAAGGTTGATGTTGACCGTCTCGATATCGCATTGCACACCGGCGCTGGCGATGCGCTGATCACAGGCGCGTGCAACGAAGCGAACCTCTACAGCGGTATCATGGCGCCCATCGATGCGAGCGGACTTCGCGCAAGCACTGTCCGCGTGAACAACAGCAGCGTGGCGGACATCCGTTGCTGGGCGGTGAACGAGCTGGAGGCGCAGGTGCGCAGCGCGGGCGACGTGTTCTATAAAGGCGATCCCGCCAGCGTTCAGAGCGTGATCACGGGAAGCGGGCGCTTGATCCCGGAGTAGAAGGCTCAGTCGCGCACCCAGGTGCCACGCGCAGCGGCCTCGCCATTCCGCGCGAGCACGCGGTAGCCGTACACACCAGAGGGAAGCGCACTGGCATCGAATTCCATGCGCGCATCCGAGATGAGCCGCTGCAACACCAGGCGCCCGGTCGCATCGCGCAATTCGAAGAGGCCACCTGCCTCAGCGCCATTCAGCAGCACCTGCACCATGGCTGAGCCCGGGTTCGGCACCAGGTGCACCGTGCTGGCGAGGGGCACGATGTGCACGACACGGGTGCCGGAGTAAGCAGCCGCCCCATCCTCATCGACCTGATGCAAACGGTAATAATTCACGCCTTGCAAGGGATGCTCATCGACGAGCCGATAGTCAATCGCCTGTGCGCTGCTCCCAGCAGCCTGCACATGCCCGATGGACTCGAAGGACTGGCCATCGCTTGAACGCTCAACGCTGAAGTATGCCGTGCCCGATTCGCTCGCCGTGCGCCATTCCAGGTTCACGCCTGTACCGTCGCGGTGCGCATCGAAGTTCAGCAAGTCAACCGGCAGGATGGTGCAATCGAGCGACGCGCCGTTCTGCAGGATCCAATCCAGGCTGAAGCCTGTGCTGCTCTGGCTCCAGTTGCTGATGTACATGAGGTACACCTGACCGATCACGACCTGCATGCCGGGCACCCAGCCGCAACGCTGCGGAGCGACCAGCGGGCAGGCATCGAAGGTGGCGGGTATCCCATAGGAAACCGCCGTGCTCGCGAATTGCGGGGGCGAGAAAGTGGCATGGCCCATGCCGGTGGAATAGCTGCCGGTACTCGCGAATGTGGCCGGACCGCTCGAGGCGGCGCATCGGATTGGCGGTCCGCTGGGCGGGCAAAGGTTGCCGGGGTTGGAGCCTGGCGGGTATGGCCCCCACACCGCCCAATCATAATCATCCGGACCGAGCGGATTGATGGAGAAGCCGAGGTTGCCGGAGGCGCTGGGCGAGAACACGTACCAAGTGCCCTGGAACTCGGTCACGTCGAGGCAGCCGGAGTTGATTGGGTTGATGTCGGCCACATTGCCGGTGTTGGTGGTGTTGTTGCCGATGGACACGTTGCTGCAGATGGTCATGGCGCCGAGGCAATCCTCTTGCGGTGGCGGCGGCGGCACGCAGGTCACCGTGCCGGCGTAAGTGGTTCCCGCTGCCGGCGGGGTGCCGGAATTGAACAGCGTGGAGCCGCCGAGCGTGAGGATGTACGAGTTGTCCGTTTGCCAGGCGCCCGACGCGTTGTAGGTGAGCACCACCGTGCCGCCGATGTTCACGCCGAACTGCACGGAGACGGAAGGCGATCCGAATGGAACCGTGTAGTACTGGAAGGGCCCTCCGTTGATGCTCACGCCCACATTCGATGTG from Flavobacteriales bacterium encodes the following:
- a CDS encoding efflux RND transporter permease subunit is translated as MKGLTGYFLRYRVSALAVMALLLIFGWFGLQRTRSSFFPEVESRRIQVQVAHPGASPEEVEQGVVLRIEDDLKGVSGVERISSVSQENGGVITVEVLKGFDADVVLQDVKNAIERIPALPEGMEPVRAFKVESVQPAVSFALTGEGIGLKALKNAATRAELDLRAIPGISKVAVTGLPEEEVEVAFREEDLRAANLTLAHAGAALRAANIDLTGGKVKTADEELLIRVRDKRMDAEGLRHTVIRAGADGRLLRLSDVADVRDAWADDPARNYVNGQPSVVLSLSSTITEDILFIADTTRGYIDSWNRKGGPIRAELILDSTTVLRDRIEMLVSNGLQGFVLVLITLALFLNWRLAFWVALSIPVSFAGMFILAPGLITINVMSLFGMILVVGILVDDGIVIAESIYQEHERGVPPVQAAFIGIRRVIGAVISSVLTTVAAFTSFFFIEGRLGDFAPTLAIVVIATLVVSLIEAAFILPAHVAHSEALTAPTRNRLEIYMDGVMGRLRDRRYGPFLDRVLRNRMLSFGVAFFLLAFTVGSVGAGFIRTTFFPVIERDDVGVELEMVAGTREHVVFDELQRLERLAWQVNDQLSAWRPDSQDVILKVQTILGPRAEQGKLNIVLLNAEERGFKAEEITSRLRERAGESPGVANLTFGLATPFGKPVSVSLRSHDLSELNAAKDELRAELQKLPMLRDVVDSDRPGNRELVLRLKDQARLLGFTTQEVLAQVRQAFFGLETQRVQRGEDEVKIWVRYAEDARSSLRQLEDMRIRTADGRSYPLSELVTYRIERGIRSISHLDGKREVRVEADLANSGQSATDAQEVIRSEVMPAVQARNPGLSYSFEGQGEQSRKVGTSAQRVLPFTLLIMLFLMVIALRSFPQAIAILLGLPFAFIGIGWGHALHGVQISLFSFFGAIALIGVMVNDSLVMLSAFNANLKERMTFTQALRAAALSRLRPILLTSLTTVAGLLPITLNTSFQAQFIIPMAITVAYGLVVATFITLVLLPIYITVLNQVRRFIHWLWNGRWPTPEEVEPAVEEIPHENQEHHHQ
- a CDS encoding HlyD family efflux transporter periplasmic adaptor subunit produces the protein MNDLFKRRLTVIIGLLLLVGGVATCKRLAGSRSSPERTNGPAAPRPVRVLEARNGPVRISIPVSGRVRATDRMLITAEVGGALQRTSKPFREGTSFSKGELLFRIDEGEVRAQINAQQSAFIRDLVQLVPDLRIDRPEEAAKWEAYLKSVPIEGVLPALPVLSSDRERNYLAGRGVLDKYYSLRALYERMAKYAVTAPFDGVVTTAGIEPGTIITPGTRLGELIAPNTLELESAVGAGELRHVRVGDTLRFQAEDGSEAKGRIIRVGETIDAATQTVKVFVQLSSKGLRDGLYVSGTIDGGSVEEAIAVPRSALTDDGALYTVKDSLLARNPVSILHQGMEQAVVRGIAEGQWVVTDRMSGAFEGMRVAPVKP
- a CDS encoding TetR/AcrR family transcriptional regulator; amino-acid sequence: MAGTRMQEVADEAGINKALLHYYFRDKQRLFKGVFKGGVEKQFGCIWDSLKGREHLFEAIEAFVAAYLDRMTENPQLPLFIANELNRDPDGLRAFIDRGMDSRQCFLRLVSEARERGEIIDIDPRELLVNIMALCAHPFIARPMIMHVHGITEEAFRRMISKRRKSVPEFIIRSIRA
- a CDS encoding GWxTD domain-containing protein; translation: MRNPCALAFLLLTPTITDGAVGIVVESKVYHVPGVGPRVELSMAFLAGSMVATRNAEGFMQARIEALTLIEQAGAIKAFAKTEVLGPERLDSLQTDLIHQESFDLAPGAYELVIELRDLNSSDTTVTHYRAPLAVGALPDGVSLSEIMLAERIETATAARPRASGFWPVPLLSDYLPTSIGEVGLYAEVYGTDAAFGADSLFLLNVQIEDFEHKRVQGAFKRSIRAKAAPVVPVAVQLPIGELPSGNYLAVIEARDRSGALLARKEAFFQRSNTAQRRYDLESLAALDLSNTFAGAMTDRDSLAEHISSMHPIAEPLERKVIDDRWKDRDIDLMRRFFYSFWMNRNPADPEAAWNAYRAEVIKVNKLFGCRVMRGYQTGRGYVYLRYGPPNTMMDRFNEMGTPPYTIWHYYRAGQFTNRRFVFYQPDLASNCFELLHSEVPGEIQNPQWLRVLHGRNNPPGDVQQRDLNTIEGDRVREFFQMPR
- a CDS encoding glycosyltransferase family 2 protein encodes the protein MNRTAVVILNFNGKHWLQRFLSGVVEHSPGAEVVVADNGSTDDSVAWLQAAHPAVRCVRLVRNLGFAGGYNAALEQVDAERFVLLNSDVEVMPGWLDRLNAYMDAHPRMAACQPKVLAHAAPQHFEHAGAAGGCIDRNGYPFCRGRIFELTEQDNGQYDDDRPVFWATGACLMIRSDAFREAGGFDAALFAHMEEIDLCWRLRRMGWSIGYTSAARVLHVGGGSLGYGSTFKTYLNFRNSLIVLTKNLKSRALGLRILRRLVLDGFASLKFLLEGHPGHAWQVMRAHWSYFSALPRVLRQRRELMRTERDPDLTGLYLRSIAYDRFIIGWRRFDQLDAAAFVQGRSSK
- the aroQ gene encoding type II 3-dehydroquinate dehydratase gives rise to the protein MSATPRILILNGPNLNLLGSREPSVYGGRSFEEYLVELREGMQGCRIDHLQTNLEGELVSAIQQADGVHAGVVLNAGGYSHTSVAIRDAVAAVRVPVVEVHISNLLAREPFRHESLVGAVCAGSIMGLGLDGYRLAVLHLLERP
- a CDS encoding tyrosine recombinase XerD, with protein sequence MDWDKALRGFRMHLKLERSLSDRTLSAYLTDLGKLRAHAEGQAPPIAPDAFALDDLQAFISTIAKGGAAATSQARLLSAVRMFHRYLRKEKAITDDPSTLLSSPRLGRKLPVFLTLDEVDAICDAIDLSKPMAHRDRAMVETLYGCGLRVSELCGLRISRISAAEGFVRVVGKGDKERLVPIGAEALHWIGLYQTHERGHLPVKKGAEDILFLNRRGSGISRMWVFKLVRALAVKAGVRKAIGPHTFRHSFATHLVEGGADLRAVQEMLGHASITTTEIYTHLDREYLRASILQFHPRGRA
- a CDS encoding acyloxyacyl hydrolase — translated: MRPALLPILILAATACAQQPWSIGARGHYGFLWAHRPASWILVEGHAGAGEVFIERRVEGDREWHRTYGLPRYGVLAIHTRMANPQRIGDAMSLMPYLTFPLMHGERLSLGLRVGWGVGYVSKPFDRRENTRQIAIGSRINGAMQLMPELRYEAQRIAVQLGLSIDHWSNGSAKQPNLGLNFLSLSLGASYALGQAPPQRSAPERIGFERERREYHVVAAFGVSESGRPLNGQYSVYALSADASWRVGGKGALGGGIDLFNKGDLATVLPGLEGKSRAALTQAGAHAGGSLLLGRGELLFQFGGYLYSPAPDDAPVYQRTGMRYRLGKRLLASVCLKTHFATADHWEFGIGYRWN
- a CDS encoding DUF2807 domain-containing protein codes for the protein MELKPLLPCLLIVLAGCQREQWDDCVTSTGSNQVEERAVPAFSSVEIEDRVDLVFEARATGSVAVEGGANLIGQVVTDVKDGTLSIRNDMRCRWVRSFKPRITVHVPAEGICRITLRGTGDISCADTLRCDYLLVEQWGAEGSVDLKVDVDRLDIALHTGAGDALITGACNEANLYSGIMAPIDASGLRASTVRVNNSSVADIRCWAVNELEAQVRSAGDVFYKGDPASVQSVITGSGRLIPE